In Nocardia yunnanensis, one DNA window encodes the following:
- a CDS encoding TetR/AcrR family transcriptional regulator, with translation MIRQAERSESTRATLIAAARELFAERGYAAVGTPEIVERAGSSRGALYHQFKDKKDLFRAVYEQVQQEILQQVGETMAAAPPTDALAALEAGLHNFLLSCVDTERVRIALIDAPSVLGWQEWREVDEKYGLGLVVGGLQAGIEAGVLRADLDIRPLSLIILSALGEAAMFIANADDPETARAHTEPVVLALINGLRV, from the coding sequence ATGATCAGGCAAGCCGAACGATCCGAGTCGACCCGTGCGACCTTGATCGCCGCCGCGCGCGAACTCTTCGCCGAACGCGGTTACGCGGCCGTCGGCACCCCCGAGATCGTGGAGCGTGCGGGCAGCTCCCGCGGCGCGCTGTACCACCAGTTCAAGGACAAGAAAGACCTGTTCAGGGCGGTGTACGAACAGGTGCAGCAGGAGATCCTGCAGCAGGTCGGCGAGACCATGGCCGCCGCACCGCCCACCGACGCGCTGGCCGCGCTCGAAGCGGGCCTGCACAACTTCCTGCTCTCCTGCGTCGACACCGAGCGGGTCCGCATCGCCCTCATCGACGCGCCGTCGGTGCTGGGCTGGCAGGAGTGGCGTGAGGTCGACGAGAAGTACGGGCTCGGACTGGTCGTCGGCGGTCTCCAGGCCGGGATCGAAGCGGGTGTGCTGCGCGCCGACCTCGATATTCGCCCACTGTCGCTGATCATCCTGTCCGCGCTCGGCGAAGCCGCCATGTTCATCGCCAACGCCGACGACCCCGAAACCGCTCGCGCCCACACCGAACCCGTGGTGTTGGCGCTGATCAACGGTCTGCGCGTCTAG
- a CDS encoding alpha/beta fold hydrolase, whose protein sequence is MATFLLIHGGGDVGWYWHLVEERLRAHGHRTFAPDLPDDDSATLDDYVDAATAAVADHEDLVIVGHSYGAYTATLAAQRLSARLLVLLAGMIPAPGESPNEWWANTGYRQAVEEQAALDGGRTGNDDPFISFYNGVPRPIAEEAMRRASHRGESSTVAKTPWPLPTWPSIPTRVILCEDDKFFPAPFLRRLTRSRLALTPDEVPGGHCAALSHPAEITNLLLGYLA, encoded by the coding sequence GTGGCGACCTTCCTCCTCATCCATGGCGGTGGCGACGTCGGCTGGTACTGGCATCTGGTCGAGGAGCGCCTGCGCGCCCACGGCCACCGGACGTTCGCCCCCGACCTCCCCGACGACGACTCCGCCACCCTCGACGACTACGTGGATGCCGCGACCGCGGCTGTAGCCGATCACGAGGACCTCGTGATAGTCGGCCACTCCTACGGTGCGTACACCGCAACCCTTGCGGCCCAACGCCTCTCGGCCCGGCTACTCGTTTTGCTCGCAGGCATGATCCCGGCCCCGGGCGAGAGCCCGAACGAATGGTGGGCCAACACCGGTTACCGGCAGGCCGTCGAGGAACAAGCCGCCCTCGACGGCGGCCGCACCGGAAACGACGACCCCTTCATCAGCTTCTACAACGGCGTCCCGCGCCCGATAGCCGAAGAGGCCATGCGGAGGGCATCCCACCGCGGCGAATCCTCCACGGTCGCGAAAACCCCTTGGCCCCTTCCTACTTGGCCATCGATCCCCACCCGCGTCATCCTCTGCGAAGACGACAAATTCTTCCCCGCCCCCTTCCTCCGCCGCCTGACCCGATCCCGCCTGGCCCTCACCCCCGACGAAGTCCCCGGCGGCCATTGCGCCGCCCTCAGCCACCCCGCCGAAATCACCAACCTCCTCCTCGGCTACTTGGCCTGA
- a CDS encoding gamma-glutamylcyclotransferase family protein yields the protein MSERAYPRRRLPVAQDPLFVYGTLRFGAVLAELIGRVPDMEPARLLGRRAAALPGRSYPGLVTATNRVTEGFLLTGLTDAEWRVLDAFEDDEYDLVPVAVTAGERAGYAWTYAWTAAAEDRDWSATAFERDQLPRYAGKCAAWRRDLVLLSETL from the coding sequence GTGAGCGAGCGCGCGTACCCCCGGCGGCGACTGCCGGTCGCTCAGGATCCGCTGTTCGTCTACGGCACTCTCCGATTCGGCGCGGTGCTGGCCGAATTGATCGGTCGCGTACCGGATATGGAACCGGCCCGGCTGCTCGGCCGCAGGGCCGCCGCACTGCCGGGGCGTTCTTATCCCGGGCTGGTGACCGCCACGAATCGCGTGACCGAGGGGTTCCTGCTCACCGGGCTCACCGACGCCGAGTGGCGGGTGCTCGATGCGTTCGAGGACGACGAATACGACCTGGTGCCGGTGGCGGTGACGGCGGGGGAGCGGGCCGGGTACGCGTGGACGTACGCCTGGACCGCCGCGGCCGAGGACCGGGACTGGTCGGCGACCGCGTTCGAGCGCGATCAGCTGCCGCGCTATGCCGGGAAATGCGCTGCGTGGCGGCGGGATTTGGTCCTGCTCAGCGAGACTTTATGA
- a CDS encoding helix-turn-helix domain-containing protein has product MVTVERHFSIGARIAEVRKLRGLTQIALARRANVSGSLLSKVESGERPATHSLTAAVARALSVSVTDLTEQPYGSRNALPTSEQAGVPALRQALVEGDDPELDTEVRSLADLGEALTAVKVWDRKTKHAEVVRALPDILRHLHRTCNELPADDQPAAREMLSAAYSYAVVSLYRLGHLDLAHLADERARTFASLGGDPLRAATAEWNHALILLFDGAYKGGLRTISRATDYVDLPPTSDASKAVRGALDLRAAVLAARTGNTDLANDYLTAAAIQTAPRQEQANHYGTKFSAANVDIHRVAVPVELSDGTTAVSRAATIKLPRGAAPSRTGHYFIDLSRAWLLHGDRTRALESLNTARSIAPQLTRYHPQVHETVRALAVSDSRSTTSLSNFAAWCGVRR; this is encoded by the coding sequence ATGGTGACCGTGGAGCGACATTTCAGCATCGGTGCCCGTATCGCTGAAGTCCGCAAACTGCGCGGATTGACGCAAATCGCCCTCGCCCGCCGGGCGAACGTCTCGGGCTCGCTGCTCAGCAAGGTGGAAAGCGGGGAGCGTCCGGCGACGCACAGCCTGACTGCCGCTGTCGCGCGGGCGTTGTCGGTGAGCGTGACCGATTTGACCGAGCAGCCTTACGGATCCCGCAATGCGCTGCCTACCTCTGAACAGGCCGGTGTGCCCGCACTGCGGCAGGCGCTGGTGGAGGGCGACGACCCCGAATTGGACACAGAGGTCCGTAGCCTGGCTGACCTCGGCGAGGCCCTGACCGCGGTCAAGGTGTGGGACCGCAAGACCAAACACGCCGAGGTGGTGCGCGCGCTGCCCGATATCCTTCGCCACCTACACCGAACCTGTAACGAACTCCCCGCCGACGACCAACCAGCCGCTCGCGAAATGCTCTCCGCCGCATACTCTTACGCAGTCGTCTCGCTGTATCGACTCGGCCACCTCGACTTGGCCCACCTCGCCGACGAGCGCGCCCGAACCTTCGCCTCACTCGGTGGTGACCCGCTCCGTGCCGCGACCGCCGAGTGGAACCACGCCTTGATCCTGCTGTTCGACGGTGCATACAAGGGCGGATTGCGAACCATCAGCCGCGCAACCGATTACGTCGATCTCCCACCCACCAGTGACGCGTCCAAAGCTGTCCGCGGTGCCCTGGATCTACGCGCCGCCGTGCTCGCTGCCCGCACCGGAAACACCGACCTGGCCAACGACTACCTGACTGCCGCCGCAATACAGACCGCGCCACGCCAGGAACAGGCCAACCACTACGGGACAAAGTTCTCCGCCGCCAACGTCGACATTCACCGAGTCGCGGTGCCGGTCGAATTGTCTGATGGCACAACCGCTGTCAGTCGGGCCGCCACGATCAAATTGCCGCGCGGTGCCGCTCCGAGCCGCACCGGGCACTATTTCATCGACCTGTCGCGGGCGTGGCTGCTACACGGCGACCGCACGCGCGCCCTGGAATCACTGAACACCGCCCGCAGCATCGCGCCGCAGTTGACCCGCTATCACCCGCAGGTTCACGAAACGGTTCGCGCTCTGGCGGTGAGTGATTCGCGATCTACCACCAGCTTGTCGAACTTTGCAGCCTGGTGCGGGGTGCGTAGGTGA
- a CDS encoding flavoprotein, giving the protein MNDHGAPVLYAIVTGSPAARDIGKLVDLAQADGWEVCVIASPDGRRFIDTEALAAKTGHPVRSLYKEPDAPDILPPADAMIVAPLTCNSLAKWAAGISDTLPLGLLVEAVGKRLPVVAMPFSNWAQISFPALQRAIRDLSDWGVTVLVGDDVYKQHEPGTGADYIHLFPWDKAWAAALAHPWRAPER; this is encoded by the coding sequence ATGAACGACCACGGGGCACCCGTTCTCTACGCCATCGTCACCGGTTCACCCGCGGCCCGCGATATCGGCAAGCTGGTGGACCTCGCACAGGCCGACGGGTGGGAGGTGTGCGTCATCGCCTCCCCGGACGGCCGCCGGTTCATCGACACCGAGGCACTCGCCGCGAAGACCGGGCACCCGGTGCGCAGCCTGTACAAAGAGCCCGACGCCCCTGACATCCTGCCCCCGGCGGACGCCATGATCGTTGCCCCGCTCACATGCAACTCCCTGGCCAAGTGGGCCGCCGGAATCTCGGACACGCTGCCGCTCGGTCTGCTGGTCGAGGCGGTCGGTAAACGGTTACCCGTAGTAGCCATGCCCTTTTCGAATTGGGCGCAGATCAGCTTTCCAGCCCTCCAGAGGGCGATACGCGACCTGTCCGATTGGGGCGTAACCGTTCTGGTCGGCGACGACGTGTACAAGCAACACGAGCCAGGCACCGGCGCGGACTACATACACCTGTTCCCGTGGGATAAGGCATGGGCCGCCGCACTAGCGCACCCGTGGCGCGCACCCGAGCGGTAG
- a CDS encoding RpiB/LacA/LacB family sugar-phosphate isomerase has translation MRVSVAADERTGVADDVVEELRRRGHEVTLHGALEPRERDDWAWASEAVARDVAAGRAEQGVVCCWTGTGASIAANKVGGVRAALCVDAYSAAGARKWNDANVLALSLRLTSRAQLIEILDAWFGGAASDDPGDRANIEHVDGIG, from the coding sequence ATGCGGGTATCGGTGGCGGCGGATGAGCGGACCGGAGTGGCTGACGACGTGGTCGAGGAGCTGCGTCGGCGCGGGCACGAGGTGACCCTGCACGGGGCGCTCGAGCCGCGGGAGCGGGACGATTGGGCGTGGGCTAGTGAGGCGGTGGCGCGGGATGTGGCGGCGGGGCGGGCCGAGCAGGGGGTGGTGTGTTGTTGGACCGGGACCGGGGCGTCGATCGCGGCGAACAAGGTGGGCGGGGTGCGGGCGGCGTTGTGTGTGGATGCGTACAGCGCCGCGGGCGCGCGAAAGTGGAACGACGCCAATGTTCTTGCGCTGAGCTTGCGGTTGACGTCGCGGGCGCAGTTGATCGAGATTCTCGATGCCTGGTTCGGCGGGGCGGCCAGTGACGACCCCGGTGATCGGGCCAATATCGAGCATGTGGACGGGATCGGGTGA
- a CDS encoding aldo/keto reductase, protein MIATRKLGELTVSAQGLGCMGMSSAYGVHDDDTESIATIHRALDLGVTLLDTANVYGPETNERLVGRAIAGRRDEVVLATKFGIVWGEGGVMGARGDAAFVQQCCDESLARLGVDHIDLYYQHRVDPNVPLEETWGALSELVAAGKVRYLGISEASADDIRRAHAVHPVTALQSEWSLWTRDLESEIVPTCRELGIGIVPFSPLGRGFLTGALTSAADLPADDLRRRLPRFSDANFDRNLAIVEALRTLADEKGVTPGQLALAWLHSRGDDVVPIPGTKRRTYLDQNVAATHITLTPAEITRIEAAAPTSAIAGARYPDTLARAARR, encoded by the coding sequence ATGATCGCGACCAGGAAACTCGGCGAATTGACCGTCAGCGCACAGGGACTCGGCTGCATGGGCATGAGCAGTGCCTACGGCGTCCACGACGACGACACCGAATCCATCGCCACCATCCACCGCGCCCTCGACCTGGGTGTCACCCTGCTCGACACCGCCAACGTCTACGGCCCCGAAACCAACGAACGCCTCGTCGGCCGCGCCATCGCCGGCCGCCGCGACGAGGTGGTGCTCGCCACCAAGTTCGGCATCGTCTGGGGTGAGGGCGGCGTGATGGGCGCGCGCGGCGACGCCGCCTTCGTCCAGCAGTGCTGCGACGAATCCCTCGCGCGCCTCGGCGTGGACCACATCGACCTCTACTACCAGCACCGCGTCGACCCGAACGTCCCCCTCGAGGAAACCTGGGGCGCGCTGTCGGAACTCGTCGCCGCGGGCAAGGTCCGCTACCTCGGCATCTCCGAAGCCTCCGCCGACGACATCCGCCGCGCCCATGCCGTGCATCCGGTGACGGCCCTGCAGTCGGAGTGGTCGCTGTGGACCCGTGACCTCGAATCCGAGATAGTCCCCACCTGCCGCGAACTCGGCATCGGCATCGTCCCCTTCTCCCCGCTGGGCCGCGGCTTCCTCACCGGCGCACTGACTTCCGCCGCCGACCTCCCGGCCGACGACCTCCGCCGCCGCCTGCCCCGCTTCTCCGACGCCAACTTCGACCGCAACCTCGCCATCGTCGAGGCCCTGCGCACCCTCGCCGACGAAAAAGGCGTCACCCCCGGCCAATTGGCCCTCGCCTGGCTCCACTCCCGCGGCGACGACGTAGTCCCCATCCCCGGCACCAAACGCCGCACCTACCTCGACCAAAACGTAGCCGCCACCCACATCACCCTGACCCCCGCAGAAATAACCCGAATCGAAGCCGCAGCCCCCACCTCCGCCATCGCCGGCGCCCGCTACCCCGACACCCTGGCCCGCGCCGCCAGACGCTAA
- a CDS encoding TetR/AcrR family transcriptional regulator: MTAGPRARLIASTITTVQEHGVHAAGLNELLKRSNASRNSLYQHFPSGKGELVATAARLVSRMVYSHVSRMADALPGAPALAGWVDELLAFWRGQLETSDFRAGSFMMAAALDELDPTLQSAAGQAFSEWTARLADGLVAAGIERSTACSLSGFILSVIEGAIVQSRALKSVLPFTDAGTQLTVLLRHHLPNRG, translated from the coding sequence ATGACGGCGGGACCGCGCGCCCGATTGATCGCGAGCACGATCACCACGGTCCAGGAGCACGGCGTGCACGCCGCGGGGCTGAACGAGCTGCTCAAGCGCAGCAATGCCTCCAGGAACTCGCTGTATCAGCACTTCCCTTCCGGCAAGGGCGAATTGGTGGCCACGGCCGCGCGCCTGGTGTCGCGCATGGTCTACTCGCACGTGAGCCGCATGGCCGACGCGCTGCCGGGCGCGCCCGCGCTGGCCGGGTGGGTGGACGAACTGCTCGCCTTCTGGCGCGGCCAGCTCGAGACCAGCGACTTCCGCGCGGGCTCGTTCATGATGGCCGCGGCGCTGGACGAACTCGACCCGACCCTGCAGTCCGCGGCCGGGCAGGCGTTCTCCGAATGGACCGCCCGGCTGGCCGACGGCCTGGTAGCGGCCGGCATCGAACGCTCCACCGCGTGCTCGCTGTCGGGTTTCATCCTGTCGGTGATCGAGGGCGCGATCGTCCAGAGCCGCGCGCTGAAATCCGTCCTCCCCTTCACCGACGCCGGCACTCAGCTCACCGTCCTGCTGCGCCACCACCTGCCCAACCGCGGGTGA
- a CDS encoding beta-ketoacyl-ACP synthase III: protein MPAQIATATPVAHAALLGLGAYRPRRVVPNAEIVDRIDSSDEWIRTRSGIEARHWAEDDETIVSMSTAAAKDALAAAGITAQQIDAVILATSSQMVLGPSAGAVVATELGMHDTAAFDVSAGCAGFCYALANGANLVRSGQARHVLVIGVERLSDLLDQDDRTCAFIFADGAGAAVVGPSDTEGIGPVAWGSDGSQTAAIKQDKDFQQYFAEVAEAEATGGTTVRPYIRMNGAAVFRWAVTFLEKACRDALDQAGVTVEELDAFVPHQANGRITDALLRALHMPENIAVARDIAQTGNTSAASIPMAMEQLLRSGESKPGDLALLLGFGAGLAYAGQVVRLPAIA from the coding sequence ATGCCAGCCCAGATCGCCACCGCTACCCCGGTCGCTCACGCCGCGCTGCTCGGCCTGGGCGCCTACCGCCCGCGCCGGGTGGTCCCCAATGCCGAGATCGTCGACCGGATCGACTCCTCGGACGAATGGATCCGGACCCGCTCCGGCATCGAGGCCAGACACTGGGCCGAGGACGACGAGACCATCGTGTCCATGAGCACCGCGGCCGCCAAGGACGCGCTGGCCGCCGCGGGCATCACCGCGCAGCAGATCGACGCCGTCATCCTGGCCACCTCCTCGCAGATGGTGCTGGGCCCCTCGGCGGGCGCGGTCGTCGCCACCGAACTCGGCATGCACGACACCGCCGCCTTCGACGTCTCCGCCGGCTGCGCGGGCTTCTGCTACGCACTGGCCAACGGCGCCAACCTGGTTCGCTCCGGGCAGGCCCGCCACGTGCTGGTGATCGGCGTCGAACGCCTGTCGGACTTGCTCGATCAGGACGACCGCACCTGCGCGTTCATCTTCGCCGACGGCGCGGGCGCCGCGGTGGTCGGACCGTCCGACACCGAGGGCATCGGCCCGGTGGCGTGGGGCTCGGACGGCAGTCAGACCGCGGCGATCAAGCAGGACAAGGACTTTCAGCAGTACTTCGCCGAAGTGGCCGAGGCCGAGGCCACCGGCGGCACCACCGTGCGCCCCTACATCCGGATGAACGGCGCGGCCGTATTCCGTTGGGCCGTCACGTTCTTGGAGAAGGCCTGCCGCGACGCCCTCGATCAGGCGGGGGTGACGGTCGAGGAGCTGGACGCCTTCGTCCCGCACCAGGCCAACGGCCGCATCACCGATGCTCTGCTGCGTGCCCTGCACATGCCCGAGAACATCGCTGTCGCAAGGGATATCGCACAGACCGGCAATACCAGCGCCGCCTCGATCCCGATGGCGATGGAACAGCTGCTGCGCTCGGGCGAGTCCAAGCCGGGCGACCTCGCGTTGCTGCTGGGGTTCGGCGCGGGCCTCGCCTACGCCGGCCAGGTGGTGCGGCTCCCGGCCATCGCCTGA
- the speD gene encoding adenosylmethionine decarboxylase, with the protein MTAEFTGWHVLAEFGGVDANLCDDLERLETALRKSLVAAGVTICDVVSKKFEPQGVTILALLAESHASIHTYPESGDIFVDVFTCGSIGSGATKAVELLQQELAPGSVNIEVIQRGHTARRIHEPVGEGLTRVWNTTETIVDTNTPFQHMVIARTEQGISLFSDDDRQSTEFSQLTYHEAMLVPGYALAEKLDNVLIIGSGEGVASQMSVAAGASLVDHVDIDQLEVELCAKHLPYGYTEADLAEAVAQTGPIKMHYADGWDFLAQAEAAGVRYDMICIDLPDERVEDAQHNRLYEDDFLNRCKALLAEGGVLAAQAGCQTMWRNETLTRSWTRFHNLFETVVPYVSDEHEWTFIFGTPKAIADPVAKMTATLSALPYKAATIDEQALVRGAIEPHALRVGVSVQ; encoded by the coding sequence ATCACGGCAGAATTCACCGGCTGGCATGTGCTGGCCGAGTTCGGTGGTGTCGACGCCAACCTCTGCGACGACCTCGAACGACTCGAAACCGCGCTTCGAAAATCGTTGGTCGCCGCGGGGGTGACCATCTGCGATGTCGTGAGCAAGAAGTTCGAGCCGCAGGGTGTCACCATCCTGGCACTGCTGGCCGAGTCGCATGCTTCGATCCACACCTACCCTGAGTCCGGCGACATCTTCGTCGACGTATTCACTTGCGGCAGCATCGGTTCCGGCGCCACCAAGGCGGTCGAGCTGCTGCAGCAGGAGCTGGCCCCGGGTTCGGTCAACATCGAGGTCATCCAGCGCGGGCACACGGCGCGCCGGATTCACGAGCCGGTGGGCGAGGGCCTGACCCGGGTGTGGAACACGACGGAGACCATCGTCGACACCAACACCCCGTTCCAGCACATGGTGATCGCGCGGACCGAGCAGGGCATCTCCCTGTTCTCCGACGACGACCGCCAGTCCACCGAGTTCTCGCAGCTCACCTACCACGAGGCCATGCTGGTCCCGGGGTACGCGCTGGCCGAGAAGCTGGACAACGTGCTGATCATCGGTTCCGGTGAGGGCGTCGCCTCGCAGATGTCGGTGGCCGCGGGCGCCTCGCTCGTCGACCACGTCGACATCGATCAGTTGGAGGTGGAGCTGTGCGCCAAACACCTCCCCTACGGCTACACCGAGGCCGATCTGGCCGAGGCGGTCGCGCAGACCGGCCCGATCAAGATGCACTACGCCGACGGCTGGGACTTCCTGGCCCAGGCCGAGGCCGCGGGCGTGCGCTACGACATGATCTGCATCGACCTGCCCGACGAGCGGGTCGAGGACGCGCAGCACAACCGGTTGTACGAGGACGATTTCCTCAACCGCTGTAAGGCGCTGCTGGCCGAGGGCGGCGTGCTCGCCGCGCAGGCCGGCTGTCAGACCATGTGGCGCAACGAGACTCTCACGCGTTCGTGGACGCGCTTCCACAACCTGTTCGAGACGGTCGTGCCGTACGTGTCCGACGAGCACGAGTGGACCTTCATCTTCGGTACCCCGAAGGCGATCGCGGATCCGGTCGCGAAGATGACCGCCACGCTGTCGGCGCTGCCGTACAAGGCGGCGACCATCGACGAGCAGGCCCTGGTCCGGGGCGCGATCGAGCCGCACGCGCTGCGTGTGGGCGTGAGCGTCCAGTAG
- a CDS encoding type III PLP-dependent enzyme: MPESPCLVIDLDKVRANYRALHAALPAARIRFAVKASPVPEIIRLLNDEGAEFDVASVGEIELCLVQGVDPAVMCYGNPIKKAAQIATAYAAGVRRYAFDTEDDLARIAEHAPGSEVECRFLSSAPQSQTPFGTKFGCAPGEAARLLVRAHDLGLRVVGPYFHVGSQQLDPKAWGIGIEQAGAIAEALAVKDIPVTAVNIGGGLPISYADPAPGLTELGAAIADAASRYLPEHTDLVVEPGRALVGNTGVIHAEVVNVRVAPDGRRWVYLDIGRYNGMAETENEYIAYRFQTDRDADPKDEAVVAGPTCDGDDVLYQRTRVLLPTTLRAGDPVRILETGAYTASYSSVSFNGFPPLTVHVTGAERE; the protein is encoded by the coding sequence CTGCCCGAGTCGCCCTGTCTGGTCATCGACCTCGACAAGGTCCGTGCGAACTATCGCGCACTGCACGCCGCCCTACCTGCGGCACGAATTCGCTTCGCCGTCAAGGCGAGTCCCGTGCCGGAGATCATCCGGCTGCTGAACGACGAGGGCGCGGAGTTCGACGTCGCCAGCGTCGGTGAGATCGAACTCTGCCTCGTGCAGGGCGTCGATCCGGCCGTCATGTGCTACGGCAATCCCATCAAGAAGGCCGCCCAGATCGCCACCGCCTACGCGGCGGGCGTGCGACGCTACGCCTTCGACACCGAGGACGATCTCGCGCGCATCGCCGAGCACGCCCCCGGCTCCGAGGTGGAGTGCCGGTTCCTGTCCTCGGCCCCGCAATCGCAGACCCCGTTCGGCACCAAGTTCGGCTGCGCGCCGGGCGAGGCCGCGCGGCTGCTGGTGCGGGCGCACGATCTGGGCCTGCGGGTGGTCGGCCCCTACTTCCACGTCGGCTCCCAGCAGCTGGATCCGAAGGCGTGGGGCATCGGCATCGAGCAGGCGGGCGCCATCGCGGAAGCGTTGGCGGTCAAGGACATTCCAGTCACGGCGGTGAATATCGGTGGGGGACTTCCGATTTCGTACGCCGACCCGGCTCCCGGACTCACGGAGCTGGGTGCGGCCATCGCCGACGCGGCGAGCCGCTATCTCCCGGAACACACCGATCTCGTCGTGGAACCCGGTCGCGCCCTGGTGGGCAACACCGGCGTGATCCACGCCGAAGTGGTGAATGTTCGCGTAGCGCCGGACGGGCGGCGCTGGGTATACCTCGATATCGGCCGCTACAACGGTATGGCCGAGACCGAGAACGAGTACATCGCCTACCGATTCCAGACCGATCGGGACGCGGATCCGAAGGACGAGGCCGTGGTGGCCGGTCCTACGTGTGATGGCGACGATGTACTCTATCAACGCACGCGTGTCCTGCTTCCGACCACGTTGCGAGCCGGTGATCCCGTTCGGATCCTCGAAACCGGTGCCTATACGGCGAGCTATTCGTCGGTGTCCTTCAACGGTTTCCCGCCTTTGACTGTTCATGTCACTGGCGCTGAGCGAGAGTGA